GCAAAGAAGCTGGGCGCCAAGGGCGTGACCTGGCTTGCCGTCAACTCGACGCATTCCAACACGGCCGCGGAAACGGTCGCGTGGCGCGATTCCCAGGGATTCGAATACCCGACGCTGCAGGACAATGACGGCACGCTCGGGCGTCTGTTCGGAGCGCGCACGACACCGCATATGTTCGTGATCGGGCCCAAGGGTTTGTTGCGCTACGCTGGAGCGATCGATAACGATCCTCGTGGGCGCGTTGAGTCACCCAGGAACTACGTCGATGAGGGCATCTCTTCGCTACTTGCCGGCAGCACTCCGGATCCGGGTTCGACCCAGCCGTACGGATGCAGTGTCAAGTACGAGCGTCGATAACCGCTACAGCCGGGTGTGGCGCAACTCTGTCTCGAGAATCGCAGCACAACCGAGTTCTTCGAGTTCGTCCATTACCCGGTGTACGCGATCCTTTTCGACCAACACCTTCACCGAGAGCCAGTCTTCATTCTGAAGTGGCTGAATTGTAGGTGAGGAGAAACCCGGCGTGATCCGGGTCGCGGATGCAATCTGACTGGCCGGGCAGTTGTACTCGAGAAGCGAGTAGCGCGACGCCACCAGTACGCCGTCCATCCGACGCAGCAAGAGGTCCCGGGCTGCGACGTCCCGAGGGTGTGCATTGCCGATCAGCACGGCCTCGGCCTGGATCACCTCGGCCAGCTCAGCGAGGTCATTCTCGACCAGGCTGTTTCCCGTCTCGACCACTTCGACGATCGCGTCCACCAGACCGAGCAGCACCATGACCTCGACCGCGCCTTGAATTTCGAGCAGATGCACGTCTTTTGCGCCCTCAGCTTCGAAGTAGCGGCGGGCCAGGTTGAGGAACTTGGTGCCGATCACGCGACCCGAAAGATCCGCAGCATTCCGGAACGGAGCGTCTTTGTGCGCCGCGATCGCAACGCGGCAGCGCCCAAAACCGAGTTTGCGGTGCTCGATGACGTCGACTTCTTTTTCGGCGACCTGGTCACTACCGGTCACGCCGAGATCGACCACCCCCTCGGCGACCAGCAGCGGAATGTCCTGCGTATTGCAGAAGATCAGGCGCGTCTGGGTGTCGTTGCACACAGCGAACAAGCGACGCTCGGAGAGCCGGAACTCGAGTCCGGCGCGGCGCAGGAGATTCAGTGAGGGTTCCCGCAGTCGCCCTTTCGAAGGAATCGCGATTCGAAGCCCGTCCTCACTCAGCACTTCCATCTCCCTCGCGGGCGGCTTTTTCGGCCAACCCACTCGTTCCAAAACGCCGCTCCAGTTGTTCGTAAACCCGCTGGACCGGCAACTCACACGCAGCCAGCAGAACCCAGAGGTGGAAAAGCAGATCCGCGGCCTCGTGGGCCGTGTGGTCCGCATCGTCTGCGCCCGCCGCCTCGATGAGTTCTTCGGTCTCCTCTCTGAGCTTCGCCGCGATGGCCGGTGTGCCGCCGTCCAGCAAGGAGACCACGTAACTACCCGTCGGACGGTGTCTTGCCCGCTGAGAGACGACCTCGGCCAGGCGATCGAGAATCTCAGAACTCATCGGCTCGTCCTCCGACCTGCGACCCTGGAAGCGTCTTCGCCTTGCTCATGACAGAGAACCTCGATTCATCCGGCCCGCCCGGATCGCGTCAGCGGGCCGGAGAGGGATCTAGAGGCAGCAGCAGATACCACGCCTGCCGGTTCCAGGCCAGCGACTTTCCGCCATCCGGCCCGGGCCCCGATAGCGGGAAGCTGCCTCGAAAACTCGCAAAATGCACATACGAGCGTGTATCGGATTCCGGAACTCTCGCGTTTTCTTCGCATTATTTCGCGTGACACCAGCGGGGTGTTTAAGCCACCATATCGATAAGCGTTGCTCTGGCTGATTTCGGCATTCTCGAAACCGCCCTCAGCTGAAGCGATTCTTGTCCTGTGGGTTAGTCTAGGAATCGCATGTCCTGTTTGGGAAGGGAGGTCTGTGGTTCGAATCCGGAGCGCTCACGCGTTCCCAAGAGGCAGGCATACCGCATTCTTTGGAGGGGCATCGAGATGAAATGGCTGGCCGCATTGTGCGCAGCTCTGGTTTTGCTGGTCTTTTCTGGTCCAGCTTCCGCCAAGCTATTGCAGATTCGCTACGAAGCCAGCGACGCCTATGGCTGGATGGCACCTCCGACGTACGGGCTTCGTATGGATGGAGTATTTGGTGGCAACGATGTCGTCACCTTCCACTTCAACACGGTCTACTTCGACCTCTTCGATGATGGCAGCGCCCTTCTGCACGGCGACATCAGCGTCGTCGAAGTCGACGGTGGCGCGCCGGGCGCCCACGCTTCGACCTGGGACATGAACGTCTTCTTCCAGCACGACGCGGGATTCGTCGGCCAGCCGACGCTCGACTACTACCACCTGATTTCTCACGGCGCCGAACTTCGCAATCAGGCCGACGCTCTGGATGTGATCGACCTGTTCGAAGCGCCCGCCGATGGCTCCATGCCTCTGCAACTCGGAATCGGTGCGTTCCCGAAGCACAAGTGTCATTCAGACGAAGCCTGCCTCGGTGCGACGGGCTGGCTTTTCTGGGAGCACGACGGAGCGGACAACTACGACTTCATGGAAACCGGCCTGGTCGCCGACTTCGTGTTCGAACTGACGCCGACCGAGGTTCCCGAGCCCGCAGTCCTTGGCCTGATCGGCCTCGGACTCGCAAGCGGTCTCGCACTGCGCCGCTCCAGGCGCTGATTCAGGAACCGGCCCTGGGAGAAGATCCCGCCCTCAGATGACGTCGCCCCAAAACCCGCACGCCTGCTCGAAGGTCATGGGATCGGCACCGTGGTCGGCACCCAGAATCATTGCGACGCGATTCCCTGCTTCGTAGGCCGGCCACTCGCGCAGACGCTCGTGGCCGGGATCGCCGGTGCGAGCAAACATCAGCCATGCATCCTGCATGCGCAGAGATAGCTTGTGCGCCCTGCGACCCGCCAGAGACGCCAGCGGACGAAGTGCAGCGTCGCGAAGAGTTCCGAACACAAATGGAATCTCGAGCGCGTGACAGGGGCCGATTCGCCTCTCCAGCATTGGCGGCGACCAGGCGAACTGATAGGCAAATGTTCGGCCAGAGTTTGAGGCGTGCGCATCGGCGAGTGCAGCCGCTGGATAGCGAAACACGCGATCTGTCTGAAAGGCAACCCAGCGTTCACGAGGAGTGTGTGGCTCAGTCCCCAGGTGACTGGAGCGATAGGCGTCAGCGGCGCGCGATAACAACTCCGGGTCCGCCTCGGTCTTGGTTTCGAGCGCACGCGTAAAGCGCCGCATTAGACCGGCCTCGTCGAGCCGGTGCCCTTTCTTGTCGCCGAGCATGAACAGCTTCCACTCGTCGCGGTTCGTGCCGATCATCACATCGACCGAAGCCGCACTACCCTTGCGGATCTCATTGAGCGGGTATTCCGACAGTAGATCTCCATCCAGAGCGGGCTGCCACGCCAGCTGCCCACCGATCAGCGGCAACTTCAGCAGGGTCTTCCGCTGCGCTTGAATGATCTCGACCACGGACAGGCGCTGCAGGTTCTGAAGCGTTGGATCCACGCCCGTGAAGCCTGAAAACACATCGACCACGCGCTGCGCATCGGCTTCGCTGGAAATATTGTGGGCGGCTCCGCTCTGCAGAACCGCGCGCCGAAACAATCCCCTTGCGCTCGGTATTCCGAGCAGGGTGGCGACACTCATCGCACCCGCGGATTCCCCGAAAACGGTGACGTTCTCGGGATCACCTCCGAACGCCTCGATGTTGTCCCGCACCCACTCGAGGGCAGCGATCTGATCCCGGATACCCAGATTAGAGAGTGACTGATCTCCCCTGCCCGGCAGTTGCAGGAAACCCAGGGCCCCGAGGCGATAGTTGATGGTCACGACCACGGCGTCACCGCGCCGCGCAAGCGGCGCACCGGAGTAGAAACGAGTTGAACCCGATCCGAGCACGAACGCGCCACCGTGAATCCATACGAGTACCGGACGGCGTCGGTTGTCTGTCGCGGGCGTCCAGAGGTTCAGATACAGGCAGTCTTCACTGTGCCGAACACCGAAGGGCGTAGTGAGCGTTCGCAACAGCCCGGATTCGGGCAGGGCCTGGGGTGCGGCTGCACGGAAGGCAGTAGCCGCGCGCGTACCCCTCCAGGGCGGGACCGGCTGCGGAGGCCGAAAGCGCAACTCACCTTGCGGCGCAGCCGCGTAGGGAACTCCGCGAAACTGGCATACGCCTCTTCTGAAGCGGCCTTCGAGAACGCCTTGCCGTGTGCTTGCGCGCGGGTTGCCCAACAAGTCTCCCTTCTTCTCCCACGAGTCTGCCACAGTCCTCACCCCGGATTCATACACTTCGTCAAGTGTCCGATAGGACAACTCGGGAGCCCCTATTTCAGTGAATTACTCCAGCCAGATGGAACCGGCGCACTCTGGGCGACGGAAGTGCCTCGTCCGGCTGTTCGAGAGCCTCGAAGTCTTCCGGGAGGAGTTCAGGAAAAACATCTCGAACGGCGGAATCTTCATTGCGAGTGAAGATGACTTCGAGATGCGCGAACTGGTCGATGTGATCCTGGAGCTTGCCTGGAGTAGCGAGCGCGTACCGCTCGAAGGCGAGGTCGTACGCCTTGTCAAAGCGGAATCCCGCGACTCGGGCGGCGCACCGGGTGTGGCCGTACAATTCGTAGCGACCCCCGCCGGAGTGCACGACCGCCTGATCGAGATTGCGGATCTCGCGCTCACGACGGAGCATCCCAGGGAAGCCTCCGACCCGGTTCGGCGCCCGGCCCCCGCGCGAGAAGCGACTCGTAAACTCGAGGATTCGTCAGTTCGCAGCCCTGCGTGCTCGTGCGGGAGGGAAGTCGGGGACAGTTCCGAAGAAGGCACCGAGAGCACAGGAACCCCCGCGACCGCTTCGAGCGTCCCATCGGCGAAACACATGCGCAACCCGGACGCGATCACCGGCCCCATCGCCACATTGGGAATGGCAAATCTCGTGCAGATGTTCTCCTCTTGCGCCGACCGGGGCTTGTTGACGTTGGACAACGGAAACCAACACGGCACGGTCGGATTCGCTTCTGGCAGCCTTGTCCACGCCCGATTGGGTCGGGCCTCGGGAGTAAAGGCGCTGGCCCGCCTCTTCAGCTGGAACGACGGCGAATTCGAGTTCATCGACGACATCGACGATGCCTGCACACAGGTCGCCGCGGTGCCGATCTACGGGGCCGTGATGGAAGCCATGACTCAACTCGATGAACTCAGCCGTCTGGACCTGAGAGATTGGGGAAGCCATGAGCGCGTGGAACTCGATCTCGAAAGCATGTTCGACACCAGCGACGACCTGGAAAAGCTCCAAAACACGATTCTGTCGAGTGTGGCCGAAGGCTGGAATCGAATTGGAGACCTGCTCGATCGACTGGCGGACTTCGACGCCGAGATCTATTCCGCGCTCGACGGCCTGCGCGAACGGGGACTGCTCCGTATCAACACCTTGTAGCGGTACTGCGGAAGCAAACGAATTCTGCTGGGTCCAAATCTCCGGTATCCTGTCGTGATCTCGAAGCCTCGAACGGGGCGCGCGGAACAGGAGACAGAGTGGAAGAACCAGTTCGCTACGGTGTGATCGGGACGGGACTGATGGGCACGGAGCACCTGCGCAACCTCGCGCTCGTGCCAGGCGCCAAGGTCAACGCTTTTGCGGACCCCAATGCGGAGAGCCGACGCTGGGCCAGGCTGGTCGCGCCACCGGAAGCGCAGGCCTACGAGGACTACAGAGACCTGCTTGCGAACGCCGAAGTCGACGCCGTGATCATCGCAAGTCCGAACTTCACGCACGCAGAAATCCTGAGCGAAGTCTTCAAGACGCACAAGCACGTGCTGATCGAAAAGCCGCTATGCACGAAAATCGACGACTGCATGCGCGTCGTAGAAGCGGCCGCTTCACATCGCGGGATCGTGTGGGTGGGTATGGAGTACCGCTTCATGCGTCCCGTGGAACGCCTGGTCCACGAAGTAGGCGCCGGCAGTATTGGCCAGTTGAAAATGCTCGCAATCCGCGAGCATCGCTATCCCTTCCTGCCCAAGGTCGATGACTGGAACCGCTTCGCCGAGAACACTGGCGGCACTCTGGTGGAAAAGTGCTGTCACTTCTTCGACTTGATGAACCTGATCACCGAGCAGCGCCCGATCCGCGTCTACGCCTCAGGCGGTCACGACGTAAACCACCTGGACGAGCGCTACGGCGGTCGGCAGCCCGACATCCTCGACAACGCTTTTGCGATCGTCGATTTCGACGGCGGTGCGCGCGCCCTACTGGACCTCTGCATGTTCGCCGAGAACTCGAAGAACGAAATGGAGATCGCGGCAACGGGCAGCGAAGGAAAGATCGAAGCCTTCATCCCCGCCCACGAATTGATTCTAACGCGGCGCGACTCGCGCGATCAAACGAATATCGAGCTGAGCGTCGATCGCGAGGTTCGCCATGCGGGCGCGCACCACGGCTCGACGTTCTTCGAACACATGGCCTTCCTGGAGGCAATCAGGAAGGACGGCAAGCCGATCGTCAGCGTTGAGGACGGCGCACTAGCCGTCGCCGTCGGGGTAGCTGCAGAGCGTTCCGTGCGCGAAGGCCGCCCGGTCCAACTGAGCGAACTGGGATTCTGACCGGACCGCCGCCCCGAAAGACGCCGCGCATCCCGGCCCGGTGAGCTTCCACAACCTGCTAGGGAACCTCTGCACAGGGAGGCTGCGGCTGCGAAGCGCGATGCATCCGCCTGCGCTGCATCGCGCAACCCTCTGCAGATCTACGGATCTGCGATCGGATCACGCTTCTTGCTCAGGCGGCGACTCCCGCTTCTCGCTCGAATCCTCCCTGTGCAAAGATTCCCTAGGGGAACACTGGAATCGAAGGCGGGATATCGGTTTCGTCGTCGTCTACAAGATTGGAACAACCAGCGTCCTGCGCGTAGTCGATCAGCAGATCGGCATCGTTGTCGCTGCCATCGTCGCAAGCGGGTCCGTTGGGGTCGAATTCGCTCAGATCGGTCGGCCCGCTGCAGCCCGGATCATTCGGGTAGTCGGAAGAGAAGTCGCTGTCGTTATCCACCGCATCGTCACAGGCCGGCCCGCCCAGTTCGCGTTCGCTGGTATCGGAGGGCCCGGTACACCCGAGATCGCCCGGGAAATCCGGCGTACCGTCGAGGTCGTTGTCCAGCGCATCGTCGCAGGGCAGACCAGGCCCGCGTTCATCGCCATCACTCGCGCTGGAGCAACCGGGATCCGCCGGGAAATCGGCGATCAGGTCCAGGTCGTTGTCCAATCCGTCATCGCACGCAATACCACCCAGTTCCCGTTCATCGGTGTCCGTCGGCCCGGTACAGCCGGTGTCATCCGGATAGTCGAAAAGACCGTCGCCGTCATTGTCGCTGCCGTCATCGCATGCGGCACCGAGCGGATCGCGCTCGTCGGGGTCATTTGGATCGCTGCAACCCGGATCATTCGCATCGACCAGCACATCAAAGTCGTTGTCGAAACCGTCGCTACACGCAGGGCCTGGAACGTTGCAAGTGCAATCGGGCAGGCACAGGCCTGGACAGGCCGAATCATTGCTGCCGTCGCAGTGTTCGGGCGCATCGATGATCAGGTCGCCACACACGGCCGGACACAGACAGTCTCCGGGCAAGATGCACTTGTTCAGAGTTACCGTGTCTAGAACGGTGCCGTTCTTGTTGACCATAGTGGCCGTCAACTGATTTCCATTCACGTCGAACACACCGATACCGATTTCCGAGACGTAGAACTCGACGGGAGGGGGAAACGGTGAAGGCACGTTCGGGTCCGGAGCTCGGGTCCAGGCACCCGTTCCTGGATGGATCACCGTCGTCCCGGCCCCGTCTTCACAAGAGGCATACGCGATGTTCGGGTCACCGGGAACCACGTCCGTAATCGGGCGGTAGCGCTGATAGGAATGAACGGCGCCACCGAGGAACAGATCAGCCCCCTCGTCGACGGCGACTTTCAGGATGTTGTCCCGCAACTGGTCGTGTTCTTCGCGTTCGCCGGACCAGGTGACCTTCATGACGGCCGGCTCATGCGACACGACCACCTTCCACGTCTTCGACGAAGCCTGCAGGTCTGCTGTGAGCCACGGCGCGACATCGGTCGGGAGCGTCCCGAAATCGCGGGCAGAGTTGATGACGGCGAAGTGCACGCTGCCGTAATCGAAGGAATAGTTGTACTCGTCGGTCAGGGTCGCCGGACCATTCAACGGCGAGAAAGCGTGATCCAGAGTGCTCTGGCCTTCGTCGATTCCAACCCCGTGATTGCCGATCACGAATGCGAACGGTCGATCGACGATCGTATCCTCGTAGACATCGAAGACTCGGGACTGGAAGTGTTCGTACTCTCCCAGATAATAGACGTAGTCACCGAGCAGGAAGTGCAGGTCGGGATCCTGAACTGCAAGCTGGGCGGCTATCTTCTTGGCTCCCTGCGTACCCTGGCCGCTATTACCGAAGGCCGTAAAACGAAACGCGCCCGTCTTCTGGGTTCCGACCGTATTCTGCCAGGTCTGGATCGGTACCTCGTTGCGCAGATGCCTCAGTCGGTACTCGTACTCCGAGTCGAAATTCAAGCCGCTGATCGTTGCGTTCTGGTTCAATCGAGAAACCGAGTTGACGGAAACTGGAGTTCCGGTCGAGACGGCAATCCAGTTGGGATCCCCGAGTTCCCGATACTCGATTTCGAAGCGGTCCGCGTTCGGGCCGCCTTCGCGGGTCGTGACTGTCTGCCAGGCCACCAGGAACTGATCCGTTAGCGGATTCAGAGGTGCATCCCCGAGCTGGAGGTAAGGTGGACCGTTGACGTGGTACTCGACGGGCGCTTCGACCGAGACGACCACGGGCGCGACGCCGCTGGTCAGAACCACCGCGTCATCGCTAGCAGTAAAACTGGCACTGCCGGGGGTCGCGCCGAAGATCACGCTCGCTGATTGCAGATTCGACCCACCTGCGGCAAACGTGAGAGCGAGCGAACCCGCCGTCGATCCGACGAAGTCCGCAACCGCAGGGTCCGAGGTCGTGAGGGTCACATTGACCGGGCCGAGAGCATTGCTTCCAAGTGGAATCTGCACTTCGATCGACGAATTCGGCGCGCCCGCCGCATCGTAGACCGCTGCGGGATCGAGTTCGATCGGAGTACTCGCAACGTTTACGGGCAGCGCAGCGTCGCCGACCGCCGCATCGTTTGTCGTGGTGAGAAGAGCCGTACCGGCGGAACCGATGGTCAGCGCGACGGGCATGCTCGTCGCGCCTGCTTGCGCGAACACGATCGGTCCCGGGCCGGCCGTTACACCGGGTGCATCACTGGCGATGGTCACCGTCACGGCCTGTGCCGAATTCGATCCATCGGGAATCCGCAATACGACATTCTGCGAACCGGCACCGGGATAGGCATCGAGTTCGATCGGCGCAAAGACGATAGTTGGGGCGAAATCAACCTCGAGACGCGGGCGCGCAAAGCTATTCGAGTCTTCGCTACTGCGAATCGTGGTCGCGTCCAGACCGTGGTGATCCTTCGGAATCGGGACACCCGGCGACGAGAGATAGGTCTCATCGGGATTCACACCATCGCTCAGCGTGATCGACCACGAGTTGAGCACGGACTCACTATTGAAAGAACTCCACTCATCGGTCACGGTCAAGATCCAGTCGCCGTCCGCGAGCTGACCGCACAAACCTGCCGTTCCTCCGCCCGTACACAGAGGCAGCGAAAGGCAGGAGCCATCGGGTCGATAGGTACCCAGCAAGGGGGAGCTATTTCCCGAGTCGTGCACGTCGGTGGCCGCGTCATCGTCGAGCGTAATCACCAGGTCATCGGCCCCGTTGATGTTGGCGAAAAAACACCCCGAGCGGCCGAGTTGATCGAGCAGCAGGGCAGTGTAATTGCCATGTCGCAGTGTCACGATCAGTTCGCCGCGCTGGGGCGTCGTGATGTCGAGGTCGACGGTCACCTTCGTCAGGGACCCCAGCGATGAGCTCGCGACCGGGATCGTTTCCTGAAGTCCAACCGGCATGAACAACCAGCCCAGGTTCGCATCAGGATCAGCCGACCAGGCCGAAAGCGAGTCTGCTACATCGATTGCAAGCACCTGCCCATCGACCACTTCGCCGGTATGGGCCTCGATCGCGCTGGAGAAATCCGACCCGAAATCCGGACCGGGCGACGCGCCCAGTGAATCCCAACGCAGCGATTCGTCCCAGTCGACCAGCATCCGGTGCAGATTCGCTGCATCCCCGTTGCTCGGATAGCCGTTGTCGACCTCGATGTAGAGCGTCGCGGAGTTGATCTGCGCTCCCGGAGGAATCTGATCCGCGTCGGATCCGAACAGATCCCGAAAACGCAAGAGTCCGATGTTGTCGCCCCAGCTCTTTTTGTTGGCCCCGGAACTCAGCAAGACAGAAGCGGCTCCCCAGGTGTCCTCGAGATCCCACTCCCAGCGCTCGTTCTGGGGGTCGGTCGGAAACTCGCTCTCATCGTGACCCGACCCGGTGAAATCCGGCGGGATCGAGATGTGCAGGTCCTCGGTACCCGCGTACCCGTTCTGACCTTCCTGAAAGGAGCGGACCTCCTGGCCATACGCGGGCGATCGGAGCCCCAGAGCCGCGAAGGCAACCATCAGGACGAGGCACAACCGCAGCGCGCGCGAATGGTGCGCGAGCTTTCGCCTTTCGCCTGGAATGGCGCTCCTCTTCCCTAGACGCGACATGACCATCCCCAATTGTAACCGGCGAGATCCGCTCTGAGTGAGTTTTTGCGACCCCAATTCGCCACCGGTCGTCCGGGTGCGATCACACCGTACGGAGGAAAACCGCAGCGAACCGGGCGAACTGGTGTGGGCCTGATCGGCCCAGAAAGCGTTGGCTATGGAAACTCGGAGCGATTCGGAATTCCCCAACAATGCGGCAATACACATATATAACGGAATTTGCCTGTGCCGGTTGACTTGAGAGAAGCACTGAATCGGCAGACGAACTCAATCGGGCTCCTTCCGGACACGGAAATTTCGCGAAAACCCGTGGTGTAGGGCTGGCAACCCGGCTCTACACCCCCCATCATTGGCCCACCGACAAGATTCCTAACGATCCGTCTCACCTTCCCGGAGGCCTGGTCGCTTGAAACAACACGAACCGGTCGCCATTCCGCGTGGCGTCCTGTTCGGCAATGCTGCGCTGAAGACTTCAGCAGCATTCGCCATCCAACTCTGCCTTTGTGTCTGTCTCGCCGTTGCGCTGCTACCCGGCAAGCTGCAGGCGGACTCCTACGCGTCGCAACGTCTGGTTGGCGGTGACGCTCACCAACACGCGAGTTCGGCGAGCAATTTGTCCTCCTGGCTCAACGAGGCTTGCGCGCCGCATCAGTTCGGCAGACCGACATCGGTCTACGACGCCATGCGCGCCGGTGGCTACGACTGGGGGAACCTGTCGCATCACTCTCACATGATTTCCCGTTTGCCACAGGAACAGGCGTACAAGCTCTGGATCGACCCGAACACGATTCCGATCCCCGATACGAAATTTGGCGGCTTTTTCGATCTGGACCCGGGCGGCTTCCCCGATTTTTCCACCGGTCTTCCGCTGGCTGCGCCGTTCGACCCCTGGAACGAAGCCCAGTCGTTCTCGACCGCGGCCAGCACGCGAAATCAGCCGGGTGCATTCATCGCGTTCAGCGGGCGCGAGTACACGACAAGACACGACAACAGCGGACTGGCGAATACCGGCGGCCACAAGATCCTGATTCTTCCCGTAGACACTGACGTGACTTGCGGCGAAGGCGTCGTGAAGGACGGATTGTGTACGAGTGAGTGGGAGATGTATCTGTGGGTCGCGCAACTCGGCGGTGCGGTCATCCAGGCTCATCCCGCCGAACTGGCCGATCCGCACCTGGATCCCGCCACAAACCCCGGCGGCTTCAGCGATGCACTAATCTTCGGGATGGAACTCGGCACCACGCGCGTGCGCTGGGAAGGCAGTTACCAGCAAGCGCTTTCTCGCGGTTTCCGGACCTTTCCCGCGATGGGCAGCGATAACCACAACCGGCCCGAAGGTTGCTTGCCCACAGCGTTTCCCAGCACGTCGCGCGGCACCACGCTGTGTTGGGCGGATGCCCTTACGCGCACTAGCGTAATCGATGCCATGCGCGATCGGCGCTGCTACTACGGACGCGCCCGCAAACCCGAACTCCGGGTGGAAGCCTGTGCCCAATGGGATATCCCGAGTGCATCCTGCGCCGTCGCCGTCACCCAGATGGGCGACCTGCTCTCCGCTCCGGGCGGAGCCTTCCATCTGAGCGTCGAGGTCGTGAACGATCCCGACAATGCAGACCTCGGCGACCCGAATGCTGGAATGCGCTTCGACACCCTCGAAGTGGTCGACCAGACAGGAACCGTCCTGCGTTCCTGCCCGATCGGTGGTTCGACCAGCTGTAACTGCACACGCGATGATGCGGGCGGATTGGACCGATGCACCTTCGATGGCCTGATCGCAGTGGCGTCGGGTGCGATCTATCCGCGCGTCAGCTGCTCGGGAAAGAACTGCCAACAGACTTGCGAGGACGGACTCCCAGGGGATTGCCGCTGGCTGGTCACGGGCGCCCCGATCTATGTGAACTGGAACACGTACAAGACGCGGATCGGCTTCACCGGCGCGGACGATTGCGACTTCGATGCCGACGGAATCGCCTGCTACGAG
This window of the bacterium genome carries:
- a CDS encoding redoxin domain-containing protein; amino-acid sequence: MKLSHILLGIIAVGLALTLALHATSSRAENLAKSRTLAGPAAVGMPAPDFRARDENGVEHRLADYRDRLVVLEWTNSNCPFVARHYRKDAMEKLAKKLGAKGVTWLAVNSTHSNTAAETVAWRDSQGFEYPTLQDNDGTLGRLFGARTTPHMFVIGPKGLLRYAGAIDNDPRGRVESPRNYVDEGISSLLAGSTPDPGSTQPYGCSVKYERR
- the hisG gene encoding ATP phosphoribosyltransferase, producing the protein MLSEDGLRIAIPSKGRLREPSLNLLRRAGLEFRLSERRLFAVCNDTQTRLIFCNTQDIPLLVAEGVVDLGVTGSDQVAEKEVDVIEHRKLGFGRCRVAIAAHKDAPFRNAADLSGRVIGTKFLNLARRYFEAEGAKDVHLLEIQGAVEVMVLLGLVDAIVEVVETGNSLVENDLAELAEVIQAEAVLIGNAHPRDVAARDLLLRRMDGVLVASRYSLLEYNCPASQIASATRITPGFSSPTIQPLQNEDWLSVKVLVEKDRVHRVMDELEELGCAAILETELRHTRL
- the hisE gene encoding phosphoribosyl-ATP diphosphatase — its product is MSSEILDRLAEVVSQRARHRPTGSYVVSLLDGGTPAIAAKLREETEELIEAAGADDADHTAHEAADLLFHLWVLLAACELPVQRVYEQLERRFGTSGLAEKAAREGDGSAE
- a CDS encoding PEP-CTERM sorting domain-containing protein, translating into MKWLAALCAALVLLVFSGPASAKLLQIRYEASDAYGWMAPPTYGLRMDGVFGGNDVVTFHFNTVYFDLFDDGSALLHGDISVVEVDGGAPGAHASTWDMNVFFQHDAGFVGQPTLDYYHLISHGAELRNQADALDVIDLFEAPADGSMPLQLGIGAFPKHKCHSDEACLGATGWLFWEHDGADNYDFMETGLVADFVFELTPTEVPEPAVLGLIGLGLASGLALRRSRR
- a CDS encoding carboxylesterase family protein codes for the protein MGNPRASTRQGVLEGRFRRGVCQFRGVPYAAAPQGELRFRPPQPVPPWRGTRAATAFRAAAPQALPESGLLRTLTTPFGVRHSEDCLYLNLWTPATDNRRRPVLVWIHGGAFVLGSGSTRFYSGAPLARRGDAVVVTINYRLGALGFLQLPGRGDQSLSNLGIRDQIAALEWVRDNIEAFGGDPENVTVFGESAGAMSVATLLGIPSARGLFRRAVLQSGAAHNISSEADAQRVVDVFSGFTGVDPTLQNLQRLSVVEIIQAQRKTLLKLPLIGGQLAWQPALDGDLLSEYPLNEIRKGSAASVDVMIGTNRDEWKLFMLGDKKGHRLDEAGLMRRFTRALETKTEADPELLSRAADAYRSSHLGTEPHTPRERWVAFQTDRVFRYPAAALADAHASNSGRTFAYQFAWSPPMLERRIGPCHALEIPFVFGTLRDAALRPLASLAGRRAHKLSLRMQDAWLMFARTGDPGHERLREWPAYEAGNRVAMILGADHGADPMTFEQACGFWGDVI
- a CDS encoding DUF4388 domain-containing protein — translated: MNYSSQMEPAHSGRRKCLVRLFESLEVFREEFRKNISNGGIFIASEDDFEMRELVDVILELAWSSERVPLEGEVVRLVKAESRDSGGAPGVAVQFVATPAGVHDRLIEIADLALTTEHPREASDPVRRPAPAREATRKLEDSSVRSPACSCGREVGDSSEEGTESTGTPATASSVPSAKHMRNPDAITGPIATLGMANLVQMFSSCADRGLLTLDNGNQHGTVGFASGSLVHARLGRASGVKALARLFSWNDGEFEFIDDIDDACTQVAAVPIYGAVMEAMTQLDELSRLDLRDWGSHERVELDLESMFDTSDDLEKLQNTILSSVAEGWNRIGDLLDRLADFDAEIYSALDGLRERGLLRINTL
- a CDS encoding Gfo/Idh/MocA family oxidoreductase, encoding MEEPVRYGVIGTGLMGTEHLRNLALVPGAKVNAFADPNAESRRWARLVAPPEAQAYEDYRDLLANAEVDAVIIASPNFTHAEILSEVFKTHKHVLIEKPLCTKIDDCMRVVEAAASHRGIVWVGMEYRFMRPVERLVHEVGAGSIGQLKMLAIREHRYPFLPKVDDWNRFAENTGGTLVEKCCHFFDLMNLITEQRPIRVYASGGHDVNHLDERYGGRQPDILDNAFAIVDFDGGARALLDLCMFAENSKNEMEIAATGSEGKIEAFIPAHELILTRRDSRDQTNIELSVDREVRHAGAHHGSTFFEHMAFLEAIRKDGKPIVSVEDGALAVAVGVAAERSVREGRPVQLSELGF